From Pelotomaculum schinkii, the proteins below share one genomic window:
- a CDS encoding AbrB/MazE/SpoVT family DNA-binding domain-containing protein encodes MPVITVSTRGQIIIPSEIRKKYNIKQGDRLELQEVDGKLILVRAQGKPFVGLYGALKDKKSLTRSLQEEHAKEIEKERK; translated from the coding sequence GTGCCGGTCATTACTGTATCGACAAGGGGACAAATTATTATACCTTCGGAAATTAGGAAAAAGTACAACATCAAACAGGGTGACAGACTTGAGTTGCAGGAAGTAGACGGCAAGTTGATCCTGGTCCGTGCACAGGGCAAACCATTTGTGGGGCTTTATGGCGCATTAAAGGACAAAAAAAGCTTAACCCGGTCGCTGCAAGAAGAACATGCCAAGGAGATCGAGAAGGAAAGAAAATGA